ccaaaaacCAATTCAGAAAATTAAGTCAAGTTGCACAAGAAACCTACAATCACATAAACTAACTAGAACATAAACTAATTTAGATCAAGTACCAATTAGAACCacataatagaaaaaatgaagcacATGGAAACAAggatcaaaaaagaaaagaacattaAATCCTAGCACCCCAAAAAACCCTGTCGTAACTTCAACCAGATATATTCTTGAGGTCCCAGAAAGGGCAGGGTGGATTATATTATATGGAAATAGAAACACCCTAACCACTTGCATGTTCTGAAACCTGCAGCAGAAAAACCCCAATCCTTGTACAAAGACTTTAAGATAAGGATATTCCATACAGTCAAACTTTAAATAGCTCTGTAGGAACATACAAATAAGTACAAcatgaaaatgttaatttcACAAAAGTAATGCACTAGAGGCGAAAAGTTACCGTGTTGCAGATAGAGAGCATAACAGTCgcagaaattaatttgaacaaaCTTATCAATgtcacaaaaagaaattaaaattcaagaagCCACAGTCgcagaaattaatttgaacaaaCTTATCAAATCCAAGGAACCCATTCAAATTGTgcacaaatatcaaaatcagaAGTAACagagaacaaaaattaatcataagaAAACTCAATTTCAAGAAGCCAAAGTTGCAGAAATTACTTTGAACAAACTTATCAAATCCAAGAAATCCACTCAAATTGCACAAATATCAAACATATGTAAGAatcatattcaaattcaagaagCCACAATCACATAAACTAAATAGAACacaaaaagatcaaataattagaaaatccACGAtcacaacaattaattaacacAAGAAATCAAAACCAACCAAGCTGCACAAGACACcaacaatcacataaaataactAGAACACAATAGTTAAAGTATCACAACCGAACAATATCACGccaatatttaaatcaagTTGCATCACCATATACCACATCAAGATCAACTAATTAGAAGAGGAAAATTCAAGCATTACAACCAAAAGGGAAAAATCCAAGAATcacaaacaaaattcaaatacatacaagaaatataattggAAAGACAAATCCCAAAAAGCGATTCAAAAAATCAAGTGAAACCCACAATCACATAAACTAAATGGAACacaaaaaagatcaaataattagaaaatcgACGAACACAACAAGTAATTAGAACACAGATATCAAATCCActaaaacaattcaaataacAAACCAAATTGCACAAGCTGTGTAGGAAAAAGTACTGTGCTGACATAACTCCCAGAAATGGATATCTGCATCCAGTTTGAGATGCAAACCATAGTTGCATCCAGTTTTGAATGTTggaatttagaatttttctgttttttttttgttattcaaAGCTTTGCAATTCGTCACCTATTTATAGTACTAGAAATTTGAAGGACAACAAGAAATTCTAAGAGACACTTTGACCAacacaaacaaagaaaatacatTCAAACTTCACATTAAAGAATCTAATTTACTCCAATAATGCCTCTCCTAAACCAGATTTGCTTTGAACTCCCAATGCAGCAACATTCCTTGAGAACATAGGTCCACCAAGAAGCTTAGTAAAAATATCAGCAACCTATTCATCGTTTTGGCAATattcaagtttaatttttccttcacTAACGACCTGTTTTCATGCATGAACCCAACAACTGTCTTGTTCCTAAATTCAATGGTGAAaggtgctattattggagcaatcTAATGAGGTTCTGTCTTGAATCTCAAGACTTATGGAATGTTATTGAAGAATGTATTGGTGCATTGGACGACAAGTCCCAACTCACCGTCCGCACAACGGGACtttttgaagaacaaaaaacaaaaggataGAAAGGCTCTATTTCATATTTCCTAAGAAAACTTGTTAGTGAAGGAATTTAGAATTTCATATCGGTTTGTTggaatttagaatttttctattttttttgttatccAAAACTTAACGTAATATATCACCTATTTATAGTACTAGAATTTTGAAAGACAGCAAGACCAACACATAAAGTAACTAGTACACACAAAAGATCAAATTGTTAGGAGCTTAATCAGAACACAAAAGTACAAATCCTGAAaccaattcaaataattaagcaaGTTGCACATGAAATCCAAAATCACATGAACTTGAACAGCAaagatcaaatcaaataattagaaGAGGCACGCAATCACAAACATTAATCAGAAcacaaaaataccaaatccaagaaaaaaatcaaataatcaaGTCAAGTTGCACAATATACCCACAATCTCATACATTAAATACAAAGgatcaaataattagaaaatgaaattaatcacacaaaaagacaaagaagttaccaattcaaataattaagtcAAGTTGCAcaaaaaacccacaaatcACATAAAGTAATTACAACACGCAATATCAAATAACTAGAAAACTCATTATCACAACAATTAATCAAAgcacaaaaaatcaaatctaattaaccaaattGCACAAGACACCCACAATCACATAACCCAATTAGAACACAAAAGATCAAATCATTAGGAACTCCACACAATCAagtaattagaataattagaAAACTCATGATCACAACAATTAATCAAAGCACAAGAAATCAAATCCACTAAaccaattcaaataattaaccaAATTGCACAAGACACCCACAATCACATAACCCAATTAGAACACAAAAGATCAAATCATTAGGAACTCCACACAATCAagtaattagaataattagaAAACTCATGATCACAACAATTAATCAAAGCACAAGAAATCAAATCCACTaaactaattcaaataattaaccaAATTGCACAAGACACCCACAATCACATAACCCAATTAGAACACAAAAGATCAAATCATTAGGAACTCCACACAATCAagtaattagaataattagaAAACTCATGATCACAACAATTAATCAAAGCACAAGAAATCAAATCCGCTaaactaattcaaataattaaccaAATTGCACAAGACACCCACAATCACATAACCCAATTAGAACACAAAagatcaaattaatcaaagcacaagaaatcaaatccgctaaactaattcaaataattaaccaAATTGCACAAGACACCCACAATCACATAAACCAATTAGAACACAAAAGATCAAATCATTAGGAACTCCACACAATCAAGTAATTAGACTAATTACTAAACTCATGATCACAACAATTCATCAAAGCACAAGAAATCAAATCCACTCaaccaattcaaaaattaaccAAATTGCACAAGACACACACAATCACATAAACCAATTAGAACACAAAAGATCAAATCACTAGGAAGtacacaatcacaaaaatattaatccaaaattcaaatatttaagtcAAGTGCAATGAAATCAAAAATCACATAAACTAACTAGccaaaagaagaacaaatggTGAAAGAAGAAATAGCTGGTTAGTAAGATTTCAAAGGCATGAGACTCCACTGGTTTCTTTGATGTTCACTGAAGATATAGCAACACGCAGACAATATGTTAAATTGGGGCATGCTAGTGGCAATAAAATTTTCCCATCTACACTATTGAATTGCACTGCAAACAACATTATGTACCTGCTCTTGAATTATGCTCCTTGCTTCGACAAGCTGAGCTTCCAGCTCAAGTTCTCTCTCTGACACCTCAGAAGTTAGTTCTGCAGCCTTCTGTGCATCTTGAAGCTGAACCATGCGCTCCTTCATATGAAATAGCAAAATTCACAAAACAAATAATCGCTACTCGTcaagaaaattacattgaaTTTATTCTCTCATTAAATCACATCAAGATATGCTCTGAATTCTACCTTTATTGAAGCCATCTTGGTTCGGAGACTTTCTTCAATTTGATCTCTGGCCATGTGAAGAGGCAGATCAAACATGTCCTGTGAAGtatgaaaagataaattattttaccatATCGAAGTTTCTAGCTATCAACAAATGCTTTATATCGTTATCCCAACATTTGCACATACCGTCCTTCCACCCAACGGGGAATGGGACAGGTCAGAATCCACCCTCGTATTGACTGGAGAAGACTGCTTCCCATTTGGAGCATTTAAGAATGCACGCATATCAACCTGGAGCCCAGAATTCATCAGTAAATACATATTTAGAGAAGTAGAAAATTCTTATGAATGGAAGTCATGCATTCCATGAATAAAAAACTGTGCTTGGGACAAAGTTCATTTTATATGTCAAAAATGTTCTATTCTAATGATCCAAAACTCCTCTACACCTGTCCAATGCACTACAACTAATAAGCCAAAGGATGCGAGAGGACCATGATTAACAAACTTCAAATGGCAGTGGATGAAATCATCGTGTATTTGCAGAaccaaactataaaaaataagaaagcaaaattcaaatttacaattacatttatcaaatTGTATCGACAAATTGATGGGAGTGTGCTTTGAGTAAAATGGTGACACTTAAACTTTTAACCCCCAAATCATAAAACTTGGCTCCATCCCTGATTTCAATACTTTAAAGAATCACAAATCAAAAAGGACAGACAAATCCACCATTCAAGATTGTGGAGTTCATTGTTATCATTATGAATCACCTGCATTGAGCGTAATAATGCCCTCAAATCAGCGTTCTCCGCCaccaattcttgattttttgctTCATAAGCATCCACCTACAGCCAGCATACAGTAATGGCTAATGGGAGAGTCGCAAGTGGATAACTTAAATGAGTTTTTACGGCGTTACTTACAATCTTTTTGTAGAAATCATTGTCAGTCTTCCTTCCGTTCCAGGTCCCACGCCGCCGGCCTTCTTTCTATTGCATGATATAGACccataagaaaaagaaatttgaacTGTAATAGGAGACAGTAGTAACCTGTAAATACCTGTagtaaattcataatttccaTGCCTGACCTAGattccttctttttctccaTTAATACTTGGTTAAGCCGCTCCTGCAAGATATGGCATGTTAATACCTAGATATGCTTGTTCATCCTCTCTTCATTGTGATTTATCCAATCTGGAAGCTTTATAGTTCCTTTAAGAGGCTAATAAGGCACACCAAAACATCATACCTGCAACTTTAtatactctttttctttcttcttcatctcaTGAATCTGCTGAGTTCTTACTTGCTGGTTATCAAGTACAATGTCAGAATCAACAATAAGGAAATGAGTAGCTTAGTGTGACAAGGCAAATAAGGTGAAGAGTAAACCTGATTACCCAAAACCATCTTCTGAAATTCATCTCGCTCCTGCTGCAACTTATCAATTTGTGACTTGAAAGCAGCTGTAGCTTTAGCTTCCTACACGGAGTTCCTTATAAAGTCAGAGAAAAGTTAACTACATCTACATCTCAACTGATCTTTCCAATATGAATATGCCAGACCAACCGTTCTAGTCATTGTGGCTATCTCTCTATCTTTCGCGGATAACTGCGCTTCCAACCTCTCAACTTTAGCTTCCAGTCTTGAAATGTCTGATAAGAGTCTTCAGAAGGAAAAAGAGCATGTAAGTCGTCCTCTCACCACAAAAGTTGAGGAAAACCCAAATATTGAAGAGTGCATTATGTCTGATGTGATTAGTAATTGCCGATGAAACTACCCCACATGATTTTACACATCATGATGGTTTACTCTCATTTTTTAACAACTTGTCAACATCCAGTTGCATTTGGTCCAGATTAAGTATGGTAGAGTATCATATTACCAGATTACAGCATAGAATCATCTTTGCTACTATACTAAActcaaaaaatagaaaaacttgaaaatcCCTGGtcaaaattgacatttttaaGGAACAACCTTGGACCAAACATAGTGTTGTGGTTTCCTTCCCATTGTCAGCAAAATAATGATTGAATCCTTACTTTTATGGGAATCAAGATTAAAACTCAGTATAGTACACTCGTCTATACTAACTGTAAATCAAAGAGTTTAAACCATATCACAAACAATTCCATCAAGTTCCAGAACAAGCTCAATAGCTTGATCAAATTTTAGTCGAGATGTAAGCAGAAAGGAATTAATTAGTTCAACAAATCTCTATTTTTAGGTCTCATTTGACAAAAGCTTCAAGCTAATTGAGATCTAATCATCCCAGTAATGggatttcttataaaaatcaGTCTGTAGCTTCTTATGCCAAatcctttcaattttttcgtCAGCAAACCAGCCCAAACAAATTCTACATCAAAATTGCAATGCATAATAAGCCCATAAAAGTACAAACCATAACAATACAGAAAGCCATAATAGTGgaaatagtaataaatgtaatatcaCAGTAAGGATACTTAGTACATAGAATCGTACCTTTGCCTCTGCTCATTGGCTGACTCCCTAAACTCAACATCCCTCTGTCTCTGCTGCAACAACGCATATATACAATTGCAAGTCCTGGCTACTGAAACctatttccatttttttatccGCATCAGAACATATAATTACtgacacacacgcacacagaTCAAATTGTTAGCAGCTTAATCAGAACACAAAAGTACAAATCCTGAAaccaattcaaataattaagcaaGTTGCACATGAAATCCAAAATCACATGAACTTGAACAGCAaagatcaaatcaaataattagaaGAGGCACGCAATCACAAACATTAATCAGAAcacaaaaataccaaatccaagaaatataatcaaataatcaaGTCAAGTTGCACAATATACCCACAATCTCATACATTAAATACAAAGgatcaaataattagaaaataaaattaatcacacaGAAAGACAAAGAAGTTaccaattcaaataattaagtcAAGTTGCAcaaaaaacccacaaatcACATAAAGTAATTACAACACGCAATATCAAATAACTAGAAAACTCATTATCGCAACAATTAATCAAAgcacaaaaaatcaaatccaccaaaccaattcaaataattaaaccaaattgTACAACTAAATGGAACACAAGAAATCAAGTATAGAAAATCCATGATCACAACAATTAATCAAAGCACAAGTAATCAAATCCAACCAAATTGCACAAGACACCCCCACAATCACATAAACCAACGCAAAGAACAAATAATTAGGAACTACACAATCAAGTAATTAGAAAACTCATGATCAAAACAATTAATCAAAGCACAAGAAATCAAATCCACTTAaccaattcaaatataataaaccaAATTGCACAAGATACCCACAATACATAAACCAATTAGAACACAAATGATCAAATAATTAGGAACTCCACACAATGAagtaattagaataattagaAAACTCGTGATCACAACAATTAATCAAAGCACAAGAAATCAAATCCACTAAaccaattcaaataattaaccaAATTGCACAAGACACCCACAATCACATAACCCAATTAGAACACAAAAGATCAAATCATTAGGAACTCCACACAATCAagtaattagaataattagaAAACTCATGATCACAACAATTAATCAAAGCACAAGAAATCAAATCCACTAAaccaattcaaataattaaccaAATTGCACAAGACACCCACAATCACATAAACCAATTAGAACACAAAAGATCAAATCATTAGGAACTCCACACAATCAAGTAATTAGACTAATTACTAAACTCATGATCACAACAATTCATCAAAGCACAAGAAATCAAATCCACTCaaccaattcaaaaattaaccAAATTGCACAAGACACACACAATCACATAAACCAATTAGAACACAAAAGATCAAATCACTAGGAAGtacacaatcacaaaaatattaatccaaaattcaaatatttaagtcAAGTGCAATGAAATCAAAAATCACATAAACTAACTAGccaaaagaagaacaaatggTGAAAGAAGAAATAGTTGGTTAGTAAGATTTCAAAGGCATGAGACTCCACTGGTTTCTTTGATGTTCACTGAAGATATAGCAACACGCAGACAATATGTTAAATTGGGGCATGCTAGTGGCAATAAAATTTTCCCATCTACACTAATGAATTGCACTGCAAACAACATTATGTACCTGCTCTTGAATTATGCTCCTTGCTTCGACAAGCTGAGCTTCCAGCTCAAGTTCTCTCTCTGACACCTCAGAAGTTAGTTCTGCAGCCTTCTGTGCATCTTGAAGCTGAACCATGCGCTCCTTCATATGAAATAGCAAAATTCACAAAACAAATAATCGCTACTCGTcaagaaaattacattgaaTTTATTCTCTCATTAAATCACATCAAGATATGCTCTGAATTCTACCTTTATTGAAGCCATCTTGGTTCGGAGACTTTCTTCAATTTGATCTCTGGCCATGTGAAGAGGCAGATCAAACATGTCCTGTGAAGtatgaaaagataaattattttaccatATCGAAGTTTCTAGCTATCAACAAATGCTTTATATCGTTATCCCAACATTTGCACATACCGTCCTTCCACCCAACGGGGAATGGGACAGGTCAGAATCCACCCTCGTATTGACTGGAGAAGACTGCTTCCCATTTGGAGCATTTAAGAATGCACGCATATCAACCTGGAGCCCAGAATTCATCAGTAAATACATATTTAGAGAAGTAGAAAATTCTTATGAATGGAAGTCATGCATTCCATGAATAAAAAACTGTGCTTGGGACAAAGTTCATTTTATATGTCAAAAATGTTCTATTCTAATGATCCAAAACTCCTCTACACCTGTCCAATGCACTACAACTAATAAGCCAAAGGATGCGAGAGGACCATGATTAACAAACTTCAAATGGCAGTGGATGAAATCATCGTGTATTTGCAGAaccaaactataaaaaataagaaagcaaaattcaaatttacaattacatttatcaaatTGTATCGACAAATTGATGGGAGTGTGCTTTGAGTAAAATGGTGACACTTAAACTTTTAACCCCCAAATCATAAAACTTGGCTCCATCCCTGATTTCAATACTTTAAAGAATCACAAATCAAAAAGGACAGACAAATCCACCATTCAAGATTGTGGAGTTCATTGTTATCATTATGAATCACCTGCATTGAGCGTAATAATGCCCTCAAATCAGCGTTCTCCGCCaccaattcttgattttttgctTCATAAGCATCCACCTACAGACAGCATACAGTAATCTGTGTTGTTGACAGGCTTAAGACACAGAGTGTGGAGCGTTTCTTCAATCCTTCTCCGATGCACAAGTGCACCGCATTCCTTCAGGCTCTGGAGTAATCTGTGTTGTTGACAAGCTTAAGACACCGAGTGTGGAGCGGGGTTTTCTTACGGTTTACGAGGTGGGTTTCTTCAAGAGAGGGGGggagttttttttataattagctaagagagagagacagctGTCATGGTAATTAGCCGTTGAGAGGGAGAGCGGTCATGGTAATTAGCCgttaagagagagagagagcagtTATGGTAATTAGCtgttaagagagagagagagagagagttgttATGGTAATTAGCCGTTAAGAAATAATAGCCGAAGAGTAacagtcatttttttttctctattttgttgtattaaaaTGGCAAAGATAtgtcaatttatataaacaaaattagttcttataatttaataaatgggtAATTTATAATCAtctctcctaaaatttgatacaatttcaaatatcttaatattatttaaaaaattataaatgtccctctaattttaacattcgtctaataaaaaatctattttgttATCCTTTAttaggtttttttttcaacttttgtaatgaattgaccagaatattattttgatttataaattataattttatatataatattataattttttaaaatattttatgggcTTCTATAACTTGTTTATTTTACCCAcccttaaatttttgtatattaaaaaaaaaattaataaaaataaagtagtaATCTTGACACCATTATTTCagaactatataattattttttatctaaaaaatatttataattttttaaataataaaaatatctataattatattaaattacagggaaaacaaataattgtaatttatcctttaacaaaattcaaaatgcatCAGCGGTATTCTGGTCGGCTGGATCAGAAAAGTATGGTTGAGATTGTACGTGGAGCCTAGGTTCGAAATTAGTGGTCTTGGACAACACCAGTTTTTCATTTCagttttctttgtcaaaattaaatcaagatAATCATATTTTGCAAATACGTATGTTTAAGAGTTTAAAAATAGATCACTTTATTAAAGAATTGGACTTAAAATTGAATACGTATGAACTtaaatttgcaacacaaaaacacaagaaaataaaatactaaatttgaTTCTTTAAAGTGAATAAAATACTTCTTTAGCATTTTGTGTAGTGTCCAAAAGTGGCCTTGTAAATCTACTTCGAACAAGTGGGATTTTCCTATAGTTCTTCACCATATATGCTAAGACAACATTTCACTCATTTTCTCAAcccaaacaaaaaacaaacaaaaacgaagatcaaaatttgcaacacaaCATTGCCTAAGACGATTATGTTCAATTCCTTAGCATTGTCATTTTCCTTCTTCATAGGAACACTACCGACAATCGGTAGGTTTCTCCTATATTGTTGggatataaatatcatttaaataaatcatgtgcacttattaattttaatatttttatctttatctttttaaaagttgcaAAAAAATTCTGTAACTTTTAGACATTTCGCAATTGTTATCATTTCAATGctgaattttgcaaaagttgCTAGAATTAATCATGTAAcctgtcattttttttttaatttttaatccatattAGCAAAAATGAATTACAATCAGAACAAAATCTTCATATAAATGAATGACGTaagacatatataatttattttgacgaGTTTTGCAAAATTCAACAGTAAAATGGCCAGTTTGGCccatcattaatattttatttatttagtttctaCTTTTGAAATAGTGATTTGAGACCAGcctatatattttactttccgATCTTGACTTGGATACCATATATACACCATTCTGGTCCAactgttatatatattagtcaGAAAcgcaaatataataatacttttat
The window above is part of the Sesamum indicum cultivar Zhongzhi No. 13 linkage group LG2, S_indicum_v1.0, whole genome shotgun sequence genome. Proteins encoded here:
- the LOC105176911 gene encoding afadin- and alpha-actinin-binding protein-like isoform X3, whose amino-acid sequence is MQVDMRAFLNAPNGKQSSPVNTRVDSDLSHSPLGGRTDMFDLPLHMARDQIEESLRTKMASIKERMVQLQDAQKAAELTSEVSERELELEAQLVEARSIIQEQVSVARTCNCIYALLQQRQRDVEFRESANEQRQRLLSDISRLEAKVERLEAQLSAKDREIATMTRTEAKATAAFKSQIDKLQQERDEFQKMVLGNQQVRTQQIHEMKKKEKEYIKLQERLNQVLMEKKKESRSGMEIMNLLQKEGRRRGTWNGRKTDNDFYKKIVDAYEAKNQELVAENADLRALLRSMQVDMRAFLNAPNGKQSSPVNTRVDSDLSHSPLGGRTDMFDLPLHMARDQIEESLRTKMASIKERMVQLQDAQKAAELTSEVSERELELEAQLVEARSIIQEQIATLIEIVDQCYEFLIRS
- the LOC105176911 gene encoding afadin- and alpha-actinin-binding protein-like isoform X1, with the protein product MQVDMRAFLNAPNGKQSSPVNTRVDSDLSHSPLGGRTDMFDLPLHMARDQIEESLRTKMASIKERMVQLQDAQKAAELTSEVSERELELEAQLVEARSIIQEQVSVARTCNCIYALLQQRQRDVEFRESANEQRQRLLSDISRLEAKVERLEAQLSAKDREIATMTRTEAKATAAFKSQIDKLQQERDEFQKMVLGNQQVRTQQIHEMKKKEKEYIKLQERLNQVLMEKKKESRSGMEIMNLLQKEGRRRGTWNGRKTDNDFYKKIVDAYEAKNQELVAENADLRALLRSMQVDMRAFLNAPNGKQSSPVNTRVDSDLSHSPLGGRTDMFDLPLHMARDQIEESLRTKMASIKERMVQLQDAQKAAELTSEVSERELELEAQLVEARSIIQEQEIDDTD
- the LOC105176911 gene encoding afadin- and alpha-actinin-binding protein-like isoform X2 encodes the protein MQVDMRAFLNAPNGKQSSPVNTRVDSDLSHSPLGGRTDMFDLPLHMARDQIEESLRTKMASIKERMVQLQDAQKAAELTSEVSERELELEAQLVEARSIIQEQVSVARTCNCIYALLQQRQRDVEFRESANEQRQRLLSDISRLEAKVERLEAQLSAKDREIATMTRTEAKATAAFKSQIDKLQQERDEFQKMVLGNQQVRTQQIHEMKKKEKEYIKLQERLNQVLMEKKKESRSGMEIMNLLQKEGRRRGTWNGRKTDNDFYKKIVDAYEAKNQELVAENADLRALLRSMQVDMRAFLNAPNGKQSSPVNTRVDSDLSHSPLGGRTDMFDLPLHMARDQIEESLRTKMASIKERMVQLQDAQKAAELTSEVSERELELEAQLVEARSIIQEQV